One Arvicanthis niloticus isolate mArvNil1 chromosome 3, mArvNil1.pat.X, whole genome shotgun sequence DNA segment encodes these proteins:
- the LOC117705993 gene encoding mast cell protease 8-like, with protein MFLLLVFLVAVLPVNTEGGEIIWGTESKPHSRPYMAYIKFYDSELVRKKCGGFLVGEDIVMTAAHCYGSGTNVTLGAHNIQDRKNTQVIRVRKYKRHEDFNSETLVNDIMILKLVHKAQLNSVVKTIALPKAHDWVKPGQVCTVAGWGTLPNCTSPNTLQEVNLEVQSSQKCFDRSKSYNDSIQLCVGNPNERKATSNGDSGGPLVCNGVAHGIVSYHFCPWTPPRVFTRISSFIPWIQKTMKLLKQP; from the exons ATGTTCCTGCTCCTGGTCTTCCTGGTGGCTGTCCTACCAGTCAACACTGAAGGAG GAGAAATCATATGGGGTACAGAGTCTAAACCCCACTCCCGGCCCTACATggcatacataaaattttatgatAGCGAATTAGTTCGCAAAAAGTGTGGTGGTTTCCTGGTGGGAGAAGACATTGTAATGACAGCAGCTCACTGTTATGGAAG TGGTACAAATGTAACCTTAGGTGCTCACAATATCCAGGACCGGAAAAACACCCAGGTCATTCGTGTTCGTAAATATAAACGTCATGAGGACTTTAATAGTGAAACACTGGTTAACGACATCATGATCCTGAAG CTGGTACACAAAGCTCAACTCAACAGTGTGGTGAAGACTATTGCCCTTCCAAAGGCCCATGATTGGGTGAAGCCTGGGCAGGTGTGCACAGTGGCAGGTTGGGGAACCTTGCCCAATTGTACTTCACCTAATACACTTCAAGAAGTGAATCTAGAAGTCCAAAGCAGCCAGAAGTGCTTTGACAGGTCCAAAAGCTACAACGACTCCATCCAGCTCTGTGTGGGAAATCCCAATGAGAGGAAGGCTACTTCTAAT GGAGACTCTGGGGGACCCTTGGTGTGTAATGGAGTGGCCCATGGCATTGTCAGTTATCACTTCTGTCCTTGGACACCTCCTCGAGTATTCACCAGAATCTCCAGCTTCATACCTTGGATTCAGAAAACAATGAAACTCCTGAAACAACCCTAG